The sequence below is a genomic window from Desulfobulbus oligotrophicus.
AGAATGCAAATTCATCGACGCATCAAGTATGCCACGGAAATTGTGAATGGTGACATGAGTAAGTTTCATATCCGCATCTCCTTTTTTGAAATCTGGCCGGTCACAGCGGCAGTGATCAGGGCGGCACGGCGTTCTCGTAGAAGTCTTATAGAGTTCTCAAGCTCTTTCTTGACATTCTTGGTCCCTTCATTCCCCTGCTTTATCAGGAGCAGAATACGTACTTGTTCTTCGATAGCGGGTATCGGGATTCGGAAATTACCAATCTGATCGCAGGTAATAGCACCCTTAGTGCTTCCAGCACCATCACTGTCACTCCTCAGGAAAGAATAGGCCCGAACTAGAACAAACCGCAGGTATTCGGCCAATAGTCGACCATCCTGTGGCTTTAGATAGGCGAGATGCTGATTTATTGTTGCATGGCGCATCAATATAGACGCCATACCGCGTGTCTTTCCCTGGCCGGTGATGCCAACCAGAACAGCAGGGGGTGAGATTATCGGCAGGTGGCATTCCTTCAAAGCTTTGTCTGTAACACCACGTGATGCTCCTGTAACGACTTCCATGTTGACGACGGAGCTGTTCATCCAAGGGAATCCTTCGTCATCCCAGTAATCTGAGTTGTCGACCGTTGGTGTCGAACCATTTCCCACCGTTGCCACGTATTTTATCGGTAGGATCTCCCAATGTGCCGGGATATCTTCCAGCCAGTCGAGGCCCGAGGGTTTGAGAGGCACGGTGGGGTCGAGGCCACGGGTGACAGCGCGGCTGATGAGGGCAGCACGCTTTTCTTCCAGCAGGGCCAGCATCTTTTCCTTTTCCGCTACCAGCGCATCAATGCGCGCGGTTTCGCGGTCGAGGTAGTCGGCGATCAGGCGTTGGGTTTCACTATCAGGATAAGGCAAGTGATGTTGGCGCAGCAGATCAGGCGATACCCGCTTGAGGCCTCCTGCACCCGTCATGGAAGCCTCACCCTCCTGCTTGAAGGATGAGGATTGGAAGTAGTAGAAGAGAAATTTTCGATTGATCTTTTTAGGCCTTATGACAAAAAGCTCCGAGCTTCCGAATCCTTTGCCACCTTCAAGATTTTGAACAACAGCAATGTTACCATTTTCAAAACAAGGCGTGACCTTGGCAAGAACAATATCGCCTTCTTCAAAGGCATTGTAAGAAGATGTGTACCTGGAAAATTTATCGGTATTCGGAAAAAAATAGCCGTTCTTAACCCTGTCCATGGGTAGAAAGGTCAATTCGTCGTCCTCTTCAAATTCACTGAAATCGACAGAGGGGTTAAGCTGGCAAACATAACGCAACGGAATGGTTTTCCAATCAATTCTTCGTGTCTTCATTCCTTCGTGTGAGCCCTGCATCTCCCTCAACTTCATCGCTCTGTCTTCTTCTGTTCAAGTTGTTTTTCAATCCGCGCAAGCTCTGCCATGTCCTCAGCATCGGCCTGTCTGGCCTCGGCAATACGGCGGTTTTCATCAAAGGTGTTGAAGCGTTCGTGGACGATACGTTCCATGGCCTCACGTGAAACACTGCCGGTGTGGGTGAGTACCGCCCTTTCGTTGAAGTCCAACAGGCGATCCACATTCAGCCGCCAGTAATCAAGGGTAAGTTGCTTACGCTCCTTTACCCGTAATTCAGCCTGTTCCAGAAAGATGACTACCAGCCGGTTGAGGGTGTCCACCTCGTCAGCAGACAGGTAGTTCTTGGCCACGATTACATCGTGTTTGCGTACCCGCGAACCGCTCCAGCTGGTGAGGGCCATGTTGGGAACATTCGGATCGACGCGAGAGACAACGATCTCAGCGGCGGTCTGCCCGGTGACAGCAAAGAGCAGTTTGTTCTGAGTTTCAGCAAAAAAGAGCCGGGCGACGTGGTCATCGGAACGGTAGTCGGAGCTGAGCGCAAAGAGGTCGCGCACTTTCTGGTAGAAGCGTTTCTCCGAAGCGCGGATTTCGCGGATGCGGGCCAGCAGCTCGTCAAAGTAATCCCAACCGCCAGGGTCTTTGAGCCGCTTGCCATCCATGACAAAGCCCTTGACCAGGTACTCAGCCAGGTGGGCGGTGGCCCACTGACGGAACTGGGTACCGCGCGGCGAGCGCACCCGGTAGCCCACGGCCAGGATCATGTGTAGGTTGTAATGTTTGGTCTTGTAGCGTTTGCCGTCTTCGGCAGTTGTCAAGTATTCCTTGACAACTGAAGCTTCAGGCAGCTCCTCTTCTTTGAGGATATTTTTGATATGCAGGCTGATGTTCTGCTTGGTGGTATCAAACAGCACGGCCATCTCGCCCTGGTTGAGCCAAACGGAGCCATCCTGAGCTTGCAGTTGGATTTGTACCTGTCCATCCTCAGTACGATAAACGATCAGCTCCCCACGGTCTGGTGTACTCACTCCGTTACCTCCCGTAACTGCTCATCAATGAACCGCTGCATCTCTTCTTTCTGCGGCAACTCCAGCAGGTATTTGGAAACGAACAACTGGTTGTCCATGCCGGCCAGCGCATATTCAACAAGGACGTGGTTCTTGCCGGTGCAAAGCAGGATGCCCACCGGCGGGTTGTCACCATCGGTCATCATGTTAGCCTTGTACCAACTGACGTAGGTATTGAGCTGGCCAAGGTTTTCATGGCTGAATTTTTCCAGCTTCAGTTCCACCAGTACATGGCATTTGAGAATACGGTGATAAAAGACCAGATCAACAAAGAAATGCTCGTCACCGATGAGAACCCGCTTCTGGCGCGCTTCAAAGCAGAAGCCGTGCCCCAGTTCAAGCAGAAACTCCTGTAGCTTTTCGGTAAGCTGCTGTTCAAGATGCGATTCACTCATCACCTCGGCCGATTTGAGACCCAGAAATTCGAAAACATAGGGATCGCGGATGTTGAAGACCGGCTGTGGTTCGGCATACTGCTGCACTTGTTTGGCCAGCTTCTTCTTTTCTAGCGAAAGTCCTGAACGCTCGTAGTAGAGGCTGTTGATCTGGCGTTTCAACTCGCGCACAGACCAGTTGCCGCGTATGCACTCCACCTCATAAAAGGCTCGTTTGGTGGCATCGTCAATGGCGATGAGCTGTTCAAAATGGGTATAGGACATGGAACCGATGAGTTTCTGGGGGTCAATTATGGAAAGTGCGGTCGCTGACCGCACAATTCGGGAGTCACGGTCTCCCGCATCCATAATATCTTTAAAATCCATTGGTTGAAATTGTGGGGGCAGTGACCGCACTATTTGTGGATAGACGTGGTAAAATCGGAGATACCAATATAGCTGGCGCTTCCCGCAGATACTCACTCCGGAACTCTGAAGCTCTGTGGAAAGCCGTCCCAATAAGTTCTCCCCATATTCAGCCCGGTCTTTGCCGTTCAACTCGTACTCGGCAATGTAATACCCGATCAGCCAGTTACGCAGGGTCAGACTGATGTTGACAGCTCTGCCAGCCTGGGCTGCCAATTTACGGTGGGCGGTCTGGATGCTGTTAACCAACTGTGCAAAGCTGGCCTCATTTTTCACTCCGTCACCTCCCGCAAGAGCGCCATGATCCGCTTTTCCACTGCCTCTAGCTCTGCATCGATCTCAGCCAGTGGTCGCGGCGGCTGGTACTGGAAAAATTCGCGGTTAAAGTTGATCTCATACCCCACCTTGCCGATGCCGCCGTCCTGTTCGTCCAGGGTCCCACGGTCGATCCAGGCGTCAGGCACATAGGGCCGCACCTCGCGCAGTACATAGCTGACAATATCTTCCTTCAGAGGGATATTCTCAAAGTCCTTCAGCGCCTGGTCGGGTTCGTACTCGACAAACCTACCCTTGCGCGTTTGGTTCAGGCCCAGCAATTCTTGAATTTCTTCCTGTCTTCGTGCCTTCGTGTGAGCCAAATCCTGGCCGGGAAACAACGCTTTGGTATCCAGAGCGGCCTCCTTGTGCACTTTGGCGATAACCGGCACAGCCTCGGGGTCAACCTCAGTAAAGGCATCACGAAAGGCTTTTTTCTGTGCTGTACCCTTGGCTCCCTTGGCCCAGCCTTCCAGATCGTCAGACAGGTCTTTGACAATCTTCTGCACCTGGCTCCAGACGCTGTTCCAGTCGTAATGCGGTTCACTGCCCAGTGCATCTTCAATGACCAACACCGCGTCGAGCAGTTCCGGGCAGGTGTTCAGGTAGCGATCCTTGGCCTCCTGAGTGATCTGAAACTTCAGGCGTAGCGGGCGCAGGATGCTGACGCGGCGGTAGCCGAAATAGGTATTATCAAAGACTTTGCTGGTCGTTGATTCGGTCAATGCGCCGTGCTCACGGCTGATTTTATTGATAGCCTTTTCATCCAGCCAGCGGCGCTTGTTGCCCAGACTGCGTTTCATCGGTGTCCAGCGCTCGCGGGCATCGATCAGCTGGATCCTGCCCTTGCGGTGCTTTTCCTTGCGGTTGCTGAGCACCCAGACAAAGGTGCCAATGCCCGTGTTGTAGAACATCTGTTCGGGCAGGGCGACAATGGCTTCCAGCCAGTCGTGTTCTATTATCCAGCGGCGGATTTCACTTTCACCACTACCAGCACCGCCGGTGAAGAGAGGCGAGCCGTTGAAAACAATGGCAATACGTGAGCCTGGTTTATCAATGTTGCCCTGCTGCCATGGCTGAAACTTGGCGATCATGTGGATCAGAAAGAGCAGTGCACCGTCGTTGACGCGTGGCAGCTTGCCCCTGTAGCCGCGAAAGTCATCCAGGCGGTCGATGGCTTTCTTCTCTGCCTTCCAGTCCACGCCAAAAGGAGGGTTGGCCAGCAGGTAGTCAAAGCGTTTGCCGGAGAACTGATCGTCAACCAGGGTGTTGCCGTACTCAATGCGGCTGTCTCGGTGTCCTTTGATCAGCAGGTCGGAGGCGGCCACAGCATAGGAGCGCGGGTTGTAGTCCTGACCGTAGACCTTGACTGTGGCCTGTTCGTTGTGAGCGCGAATCCAGTTCTGGCTTTCGGCCAGCATGCCACCGGTACCGCAGGCCGGGTCACAGATAGTGACAATCTTGCCTGCCTGGGTAAGCACCTGGGTATCAGGTTCCAGCAGCAGGTTGACCATCAGACGGATGACCTCGCGCGGGGTAAAGTGATCACCAGCCGTTTCATTGGCTGCTTCATTAAAGCGCCGGATCAGGTCTTCGAACACCAGCCCCATGGTGATGTTATCCACATGGCGGGGGTGCAGGTCGATTTCAGCAAATTGGGCTACCACTTGATAGAGTCGGTTAGCTTCTTCGAGTTTGGCAATTTCCTGTTCGAACTCAAAGCGTTCGAAGATCTTGCGGATGTTCTCGGAAAAACCGTTGATGTAATCAGTCAGATGACGGCCGATATTGTCCGGGTCGCCCTTGAGCTTGGGAAAGTCGAGCTGACTGTGATTGTGAAAGCCAAGTGGCTGGCCGTTGTCGTCTGTGGCCAGTGTATTGAGCACTCCATCCACCAGCTGCGGGTTTTTATCCTTCAAGGTATTAAAACGTTTGAGTATCATCTCCTTGGTGGGAGCCAGCACCGCGTCAAAACGGCGCAACACCGTCAAAGGCAGCATGACCCGTTCGTACTGTGGCGGCCGGTACGGTCCGCGCAGGAGGTCGGCCACAGACCAGATGAAGTTTGCCAGCTGCTGAAAATTACCAGAAGTCATGGGTGGGTGTCCTTATTGTCGAGTTGCAGCTTGCCTTGTTCCGCTATGCGTATACAAAAGACCTTGAATTGCCTTCTTGCCAGTTTAAAGAAAACCGTCTTTGCAAAATTTTCTGCTGCCTTTGCCATATTGGTTTGCCTCAATTCCTGGTGCGCCACCAAAATGCATTGGCGCCAAGCGAACGTAAATTGTTCAACGCACAATTATGCCCTCAATCTAGCAGGTGACAGCGCATGTGGAAAGCACAAGGTTGGCGATTATTCCCAAACCTTTTGCCATATTCTGCAACCAGTCCATAAGCAAAGGCCATGGAAATCAACAAACGGTGCGTGAGCCGCAGGTCAGTCCCACAGGGATGCCACTGTAAAGCAGCGCACAAACCGGATGAGATCCGGATAACAGGGATAAGAATGTGAATAATTTTGAGGCAAGAGGGAAGCAGAGTATGACGGACTTTTCAAAAAAAGTGATGGCAGTACGCTACTCTGAAAGTGACATAATCTGCCGGTGGTACGCAGCAAAAGAAAACCCATCTCTCCAGGGTCATTCTCTGAAAAGACGGGTTTGTCTTTTGTTCATGATGGAAGCACCGGGTGTTGAACCCGGACCTGTTACACCCGTTCCTGAAGGTTGATCAACAGGCGGTACGTGCAGCCCGAAACCTATTCAATCCACTCGTACACCTCGATGGTTGCCGGGTCGCACTGACAGCACCCCTTGCAGGGCGCAGCTGAACCAGGACGCTGCCGCACCTTGCCCTTGTTGACCCACACGTCGAGCAGCGGACGGACGGTTTCAGTATCGGTTTGAAAATGTAACGCCATGTCCTGCAAGGGTACGATCTTGCGTGACTGCAGGTATTTTTTTAATTGAATCAGATCCATAGCATCCTCACTGTTCTCCTGCCGAGCCGGCTACCGCACCGGGTGTTATCACAACAGCTCCGGCCTTTTGTCGTTGCCGTGAACGGCTGACCAGATACAGGGCCAGAACCACAGCTGCAAGGGCCACCAGATCAGCGCCAATGACAGTGGCCGAATAACGCGGATGAGCGGTAAAGTTAGCCACCTGGTAAAAGAGGGTGGCGGCCAGATAGGCCATAAAGGTTGTCCAGAAGCCGGCGAAAAGGGTCCAGGCCAGGTTGGTCTCCCGGTACACCGCAGCAATGGCGGCACTGCACGGGAAATAGAGCAGCACGAACAGCAGGTAGGCAAAGGCGGCACTCTGACTGCCGAACAGGCGCACCATCGAGCCAAAGGTTGCCTCACTGACCTCCTGCTCTTCGGCAGCACTTGACAGATCACTGACATCACCTATCGACAGGCCGAGCGGATCGGTCAGCGTGTCGAGCATACCCCGTGCATTCTCAGGGATGGTGGCAAAAGCCGCAGCAATGCCGCCCCAGAAATCAAAGCTCTCCTCTGCCTCGGCTTCCGCCTGCTCCTGCTGATCGAAACCGGCATACAGGGCATTCAAGGTGCCCACCACAGCCTCCTTGGCAAAGATACCGGTAAACACACCGAGCGTGGCCGGCCAGTTCTCAGCACTGACGCCAAGCGGCTCAAGGGCCGGGGTAATGACCTGGCTGGCCGCTGCCAACACGGACTTGTCGGCATCTTCGTTGCCAAAGCTTCCATCCGTGCCCAGAGAGTTGAGGATGGACAGTACCATGATCACCGGAATCAGCACCTTGCCTGCTCGGAAAAGAAAGGAGCTGAGGCGATCGTAAGTGCGCATCAGGACGGTGCGTACCGAAGGCAGGTGGTACGGCGGCATCTCCATAATAAATGGGGTTGTCTCGCCCTTGAGCAGGGTGTTTTTAAGGATAAGACCGGTGAGCACAGCAAAGCCGATACCGATCAGATACAGAAAAAACACGAGGTTCTGCCCGTTGGTGGGAAAGAAGGCGGCCGCAAAAAGGGCATAGACCGGCAGGCGCGCCCCACAGGACATAAAGGGGTTCATCATGATGGTTAGGATACGATCGCGCTCGTTTTCCAGGGTACGGGTGGCCATGATCGCCGGTACGTTGCAGCCGAAACCGACCAGCATCGGGACAAAGGCCTTTCCGGGCAGGCCGATGAAACGCATAAACCGGTCCATAACAAAGGCGGCCCGTGCCATGTACCCCGAGTCTTCCAGAACAGAAAGGCAGAGAAACATGAAGCCGATGGGAGGGATGAAGGTGGCCATGGTCTGGATACCGCTGCCGATACCGGTCGCCAGAACGGCAACCAGCCACTCGGGGGTGCCGAAACCACTCAGCAGTTCACCCAGCCCGTCTACAAAGATCGTACCGGCCAGCTCATCAAAAAAATCAATAAATATCTCGCCCATATTGATGGTGATCATGAACATCAGATACATGGCCATCAAAAAGACGGGAATACCAAACACCCGGCTGAGCACTACCCGGTCGATACGGTCGGACAGGGCGGCACCGGCCTGTCCCTGCTTTTTGATCAGATCGCGGGTCAGCCAGGAAACAAAGCCATAACGGGCCGAGGCAATGACAATATCCGCCTCTTCATCCAGATCTTCCTCGATCTTATCCTGCAGGGTCCTGACGGTGTCGAGGACTTCCTGACGCAAAGAGACCTGTGATGCCGCATGATGATCGCCTTCGAGCAGCTTAAGCGCCAGCCAGTGCGGATCGAGCTTCGTGGCTGCGCAGGCTTCCTTAAGCTGAACCGCCAGGCTCTCTCTGGCCGCCTCCACCGGCTCCGGGTAGATCAACTCCGCTGTCGGCGCGGCAATGGTTTCGACTGCAGCGAGGATCGCCGCTTTCAGCTCCTTAACACCCTCATCCTTTGAGGCAACCAGAGGGATGACCGGACAGCCAAGCCGCTCGGCCAGGCCCTTGACATCGATGGACAGTTTACGCTCGGCAGCCATGTCCATCATATTGAGCGCGATGATCATGGGCACACCCATTTCCAGCAGCTGGCTCGTCAGGTAGAGGTTGCGCTCGATGTTGGACGCATCAACGATGTTGACGATCAGATGGGCTTCGCGGGACAGGATGAAATCGCTGGCTACCTGCTCATCCAGGCTTGAGGCGGCCAGAGAGTAGATACCGGGGGTATCGATCACCACCACCTTCCGGTCGCCGTCCTGGTACCAGCCGGTCTTGCGGTCAACTGTCACCCCGGGCCAGTTGCCGACCTGCTGCTTGGCACCGGTCAGACAGTTGAACAGGGTGCTTTTACCGCAGTTCGGGTTGCCGACAACACCAATGGTAAAGGTATGAGTGCTCACTTATCACCCTCCGCAACCAGAAGCGTCTTTGCCTCGTCCCGGCGCAGACTGAGGCTGTAGTTCCGAACCGAAATCTCCACAGGATCCCCCATCGGGGCCACCCGTATTACTTTGAACGCAGTCCCCTTGGTGAGCCCCATTGCCAGAAGCTTCTGGCGATATCCCCCGGCCTTCCGGGTAAAACCGACAACGGTTCCTGCCTGGCCCACGGCAATTTCATTGAGTGTTTTTTCCACTACTCCACCTTGATAACGTTAATTTTATGCGCCATACCGCCACCCAGACCGTACCGGCACCCGGATTTTTCAATGAGCACAGCACCGCTGGGCTGCTTGTGCACAACCACAAGCGTGTCCTCAACATTGATGCCCATACTCAACAGGCGCCCCCGAAACTTGTGGCCACCACGCAGGGAAACAACTTTGACCACCTCGCCTTCACCGGCAAGAACGAGGGGATGTGAAGGAATATAACTGTTCGCCATGATCTGCCCCCAAAGGTGTTGTCTTGAGATGATGCTGTGAAGTTACAATCTTGCCCTAAAGAAATAAATTCCGGGCCACACAGGTGCACCCGGATAACGAACCGCTAACTTGCTTAGGATTACCTAAATTAGGACTACCTAAATAGCCGGTCCCGGCTCAATTGTCAACCATCAAAAGCAGGCTCATTTTAAAAATATGGGGTGTTTCAGGCGTTGGTGGATTGTTTCAACTCAATCACACTGGTCGGGATAACCGGTGAAAAGGTCGTCGGTCGCCGCATCCTGGCAGATGCTGCCGGCAATGTTTATTTCGCTGCAAGATAGCCGGACTGTGATTTTTGGTCGGCCGGAGAGAAGTACATCTGCGCGCACCGTTTACAACCAAACCGGGGCGCCACATGTTGACAAGAAGATCGATTATTGGAGGATACCGTTAGACGGCTGCATCATGAGAGAAGTCTGGGCATCGGCGCTGTCCATGGAGGCCTTAATTGCCGCATGGAGGAGATCAACGGTCAGGTCATCGGGGTGCCGCTGGAGACGGGTTGCGAGATACAACAGGTTTTCCAGCGTCTCTCCTGACAGTTCAAGGGTGATCTGTGCTGTTTTCATGCTCTCTCCTCCTGTGCACTCTTTTGCACAGTACATCATTGTGCTGGAATCTCTTCGCAGTCTGTCTTTTCAAATGCTCTTCATTATCCTGTTCAAGGACGGCACTGTTTTCCAGGTCAATTAAATGAGCCCTGGTAACCTTCCGGCCATACAACTGACAAGGTGCTCCGTCGGCAAACAGAGACACCCGGAGTAACATGGCAACACATACAATTATCAGGCACAGAAAAGTTACCGGGACTTCATTTAAAGGACAAATCAATGCGATGGCACTGCTCAGACTTTACACTCGAACACGGCGATCAGTTGCTGCACCGCCGCCACCGCCGGCAGTTCGCCATCAGCCACGCTGCGTTCGACATCCTTAATGATACGGTTGACCTCCGGATGCCTGGCAAAAACCGAACGCAGGTGGTCATCCACCATCTCATGGACCCATTTGATATTCTGTTCCTTGCGGTGGCGTTCAAACACACCGGACTTACCCGTGATATCACGGTATTTACGGATCACTTTCCAGATCTCGTCAATGCCCTCATTGGTCACGGACGAACAGGTGTAGGCATGTGAAACCCAGCCCTCGGTGGAGGGTTGCAGGTAATGCAGAGCACGCTCGTATTCAGCCCGTGCGGTCTGGGCGATCAGCTTGTTCTTGCCGTCGGCCTTGGTGATCACCAGGGCGTCAGCCAACTCCATGATCCCCTTCTTGATGCCCTGTAACTCATCACCGGCACCGGCCAGCATCAGCAGCAGAAAAAAATCGACCATGGACCGGACCGTGGTCTCACTCTGCCCCACACCAACGGTTTCGATCAGGACCACATCGAATCCGGCAGCCTCACAGACCAGCATGGTTTCACGGGTTTTACGCGCCACTCCACCTAAGGTGACACCGGCAGGTGATGGACGAATAAAACAACGCTCTTCCTTGCTCAACCGCTCCATACGGGTTTTATCGCCGAGAATCGAGCCACCGGAAATGGAGCTGGATGGATCCACCGCCAGCACCGCCACCTTGTGTCCCTGTTCAACCAGATGACAACCAAAGGTCTCAATAAAGGTCGATTTGCCCACGCCAGGCACACCGGTGATACCCACCCGGAGAGAGTTACCGGTGTGGGGCAGGAGGATTTTCAACACCTCCTGAGCCTTTTCGATATGCTGTGCCGCATTGCTCTCTACCAGGGTGATGGCCCGGCCGAGCACGGCCAGATCACCGCGCAGCACGCCCTCGGCATACTGCTCGGCATCAAGCTGCGGGCGACGATGACGAACAGCGATTTTACTCCCTTTTCCCGTGCCATTGTAGGTGCTGATCCCATCATGACCCGCTTCCACCCCATCCATTACTCGGCAGGCAAACCCTTCACAGTTACCCTCCGGAGCCCACTCCGGCATTTTGGTGTTCGATGTCATTGCCTCTCCTTATATATAAGGGTTGAAAAAGGGATGCCCCGGCACAGTGGCGCAAAGACACCCCTTTTAACGGATGCGCCTTACTCACCGTGCAGTCTGGCTTTCAATTCCTCCAGGATCTTCATCGCCGCCACCGGGATGACCGTGCCGGGGCCGAAGATGGCCGCTGCTCCGTGGTCACGCAGAAACTGATAGTCCGGGGCCGGAATGACGCCCCCGATGACACACATGATGTCCGGTCGGCCCAGTTTTTCGAGCTCTTCCACCAGAGCAGGCAACAGCGTCTTGTGGCCGGCTGCCAGCGAACTGAAACCGACAATGTGGGCGTCGTTCTCCACCGCCTGGCGGGCAGCCTCCTCCGGAGTCTGAAACAACGGGCCGATATCAACATCAAAACCCAGATCGGCAAAGGCTGTTGAAATGACCTTGGCGCCTCGATCATGGCCGTCCTGTCCCATCTTGGCCACCATAATACGCGGCCGACGGCCTTCCAGCTCCTCGAACTCCTTGGTCATCTGGATAACCTTCTGCACCTCTTCCTTCTCGCTGAACTCCGCCTTGTAGACACCAGAAATCGATCGGATCACGGCCGTATGCCTCCCCCATTTCTTTTCCAAAGCAAAACAGATCTCGCCAAGTGATGCCCGTGCTCGCGCCGCCTCAATCGACAGCGCCAGCAAATTCCCCTCGCCGGTATCGGCACAGTGGGTCAGGGCGTTCAATGCAGCCTGGCACTTGGGCTCGTCGCGCTCGGCCTTCAGTTTGGCCAGCCGTTTGAGCTGGGACTCGCGCACCGCGGTGTTATCGACTTCCAGGGTGTCGAGCGCTTCCTCCTTGTCCAGACAGTAGCTGTTCACACCGACAATTTTTTCCCGGCCGGAGTCAATGCCCGCCTGGCGGCGGGCCGCCGCCTCCTCGATGCGCATCTTGGGCAGACCGGTCTCGATGGCCTTGGCCATACCGCCCAGGTTCTCAATCTCCTGGATTAAATCCCAACCGCGCTTCATGATGGCGCCGGTCAGGGCCTCCAGATAAAACGAACCGCCCCAGGGGTCAGCCGGCCGCAGGATGTTGGTCTCATCCTGCAAATACAGCTGGGTGTTACGGGCAATGCGCGCCGAGAACTCCGTGGGCAGGGCAATGGCCTCATCCAGCGAGTTGGTGTGCATTGACTGGGTATGGCCGAGCGCCGCGGCCATGCCTTCAATGACGGTTCGGCAGACGTTGTTGAACGGGTCGCCCTCGGTGAGGCTCCATCCCGAGGTCTGGCTGTGGGTGCGCAGAGGCAGGGATTTGACGTTCTGCGGATTGAAGCTCTTGATGATCTTGGCCCAGAGCACCCGGGCTGCGCGCATCTTGGCGATCTCCATGAAGTAGTTCATGCCCTGGGCCCAAAAAAACGACAGCCGGGGAGCAAAGGTGTCGATGCTCATGCCGGCGGCAACACCAGCGCGGGCATAGTCCCAGCCGTCGGCCAGGGTGTAGGCCATCTCGATGTCCGAGGTGGCGCCCGCCTCCTCCATATGGTAGCCCGAGATGCTGATGCTGTTGTACTTGGGCATGTTCTTCGAGGTAAAGGCGAAGATGTCGGAGATGATGCGCATACTCTGCGCCGGCGGATAGATGTAGGTGTTGCGCACCATGTATTCCTTGAGGATGTCGTTCTGGATGGTGCCGCCCAGTTGCGACTGCTTCACCCCCTGTTCCTCGGCGGCAACGATGTAGAAGGCCATGATCGGCAGCACCGCACCATTCATGGTCATGGACACCGTCATCTGATCGAGCGGGATACCGGCAAAGAGCACGTTCATATCCAGGATCGAATCAACGGCCACACCGGCCTTGCCCACATCGCCGACCACACGCGCGTGATCAGAATCATAGCCCCGGTGGGTCGCCAGATCAAAGGCGATGGACAACCCCATCTGACCGGCTGCAAGGTTGCGGCGGTAGAAGGCGTTACTTTCCTCGGCAGTGGAAAACCCGGCGTACTGACGGACGGTCCAGGGGCGCTGCACGAACATGGTGCCATAGGGGCCGCGCAGGTAGGGCGGGATGC
It includes:
- a CDS encoding restriction endonuclease subunit S, translated to MKLREMQGSHEGMKTRRIDWKTIPLRYVCQLNPSVDFSEFEEDDELTFLPMDRVKNGYFFPNTDKFSRYTSSYNAFEEGDIVLAKVTPCFENGNIAVVQNLEGGKGFGSSELFVIRPKKINRKFLFYYFQSSSFKQEGEASMTGAGGLKRVSPDLLRQHHLPYPDSETQRLIADYLDRETARIDALVAEKEKMLALLEEKRAALISRAVTRGLDPTVPLKPSGLDWLEDIPAHWEILPIKYVATVGNGSTPTVDNSDYWDDEGFPWMNSSVVNMEVVTGASRGVTDKALKECHLPIISPPAVLVGITGQGKTRGMASILMRHATINQHLAYLKPQDGRLLAEYLRFVLVRAYSFLRSDSDGAGSTKGAITCDQIGNFRIPIPAIEEQVRILLLIKQGNEGTKNVKKELENSIRLLRERRAALITAAVTGQISKKEMRI
- a CDS encoding virulence RhuM family protein; this translates as MSTPDRGELIVYRTEDGQVQIQLQAQDGSVWLNQGEMAVLFDTTKQNISLHIKNILKEEELPEASVVKEYLTTAEDGKRYKTKHYNLHMILAVGYRVRSPRGTQFRQWATAHLAEYLVKGFVMDGKRLKDPGGWDYFDELLARIREIRASEKRFYQKVRDLFALSSDYRSDDHVARLFFAETQNKLLFAVTGQTAAEIVVSRVDPNVPNMALTSWSGSRVRKHDVIVAKNYLSADEVDTLNRLVVIFLEQAELRVKERKQLTLDYWRLNVDRLLDFNERAVLTHTGSVSREAMERIVHERFNTFDENRRIAEARQADAEDMAELARIEKQLEQKKTER
- a CDS encoding PDDEXK nuclease domain-containing protein, producing the protein MKNEASFAQLVNSIQTAHRKLAAQAGRAVNISLTLRNWLIGYYIAEYELNGKDRAEYGENLLGRLSTELQSSGVSICGKRQLYWYLRFYHVYPQIVRSLPPQFQPMDFKDIMDAGDRDSRIVRSATALSIIDPQKLIGSMSYTHFEQLIAIDDATKRAFYEVECIRGNWSVRELKRQINSLYYERSGLSLEKKKLAKQVQQYAEPQPVFNIRDPYVFEFLGLKSAEVMSESHLEQQLTEKLQEFLLELGHGFCFEARQKRVLIGDEHFFVDLVFYHRILKCHVLVELKLEKFSHENLGQLNTYVSWYKANMMTDGDNPPVGILLCTGKNHVLVEYALAGMDNQLFVSKYLLELPQKEEMQRFIDEQLREVTE
- a CDS encoding type I restriction-modification system subunit M: MTSGNFQQLANFIWSVADLLRGPYRPPQYERVMLPLTVLRRFDAVLAPTKEMILKRFNTLKDKNPQLVDGVLNTLATDDNGQPLGFHNHSQLDFPKLKGDPDNIGRHLTDYINGFSENIRKIFERFEFEQEIAKLEEANRLYQVVAQFAEIDLHPRHVDNITMGLVFEDLIRRFNEAANETAGDHFTPREVIRLMVNLLLEPDTQVLTQAGKIVTICDPACGTGGMLAESQNWIRAHNEQATVKVYGQDYNPRSYAVAASDLLIKGHRDSRIEYGNTLVDDQFSGKRFDYLLANPPFGVDWKAEKKAIDRLDDFRGYRGKLPRVNDGALLFLIHMIAKFQPWQQGNIDKPGSRIAIVFNGSPLFTGGAGSGESEIRRWIIEHDWLEAIVALPEQMFYNTGIGTFVWVLSNRKEKHRKGRIQLIDARERWTPMKRSLGNKRRWLDEKAINKISREHGALTESTTSKVFDNTYFGYRRVSILRPLRLKFQITQEAKDRYLNTCPELLDAVLVIEDALGSEPHYDWNSVWSQVQKIVKDLSDDLEGWAKGAKGTAQKKAFRDAFTEVDPEAVPVIAKVHKEAALDTKALFPGQDLAHTKARRQEEIQELLGLNQTRKGRFVEYEPDQALKDFENIPLKEDIVSYVLREVRPYVPDAWIDRGTLDEQDGGIGKVGYEINFNREFFQYQPPRPLAEIDAELEAVEKRIMALLREVTE
- a CDS encoding FeoC-like transcriptional regulator: MDLIQLKKYLQSRKIVPLQDMALHFQTDTETVRPLLDVWVNKGKVRQRPGSAAPCKGCCQCDPATIEVYEWIE